GCCGGGGATAAAAATGGCGAGCCCCGCGCCAGCTGGCCCAACCCGGCTAGCCGGCTTCAGTCGGCAGGCCGTGTACTTTTGCCCGCATGACTTCACCCACCCGCCTGCTGCTGCTCGGGGCCGGCCGCTCGGCTTCGGCGCTTATGCAGTACCTGTTGCGCCACGCCCCGGCCGAGCGCTGGTTTCTGACCGTGGCCGATGCCTTACCCGCCCACCTGGCGCCGGTGCTGGCCGCCCACTCGCAATACGCCCGCGCCGTGCCTTTCGAGGCGGAGAATTCCGCCCGGCTCGACCTGCTGGTGGCCGAAGCCGACGTGGTTATCTCGATGCTGCCGGCCGCGTTTCACCCCGCCGTGGCGCGGGCCTGTCTGGCGCATGGGCGGCACCTGGCCACGGCTAGCTACGTGAGTGCCGAGGTGCAGGCCCTGCACGCCGAGGCTGCCGCCGCTGGCTTGGTTTTCCTCATGGAATGTGGCCTCGACCCGGGCCTCGACCACATGTCGGCCATGCGGGCCATCGAGCACATTCGGGGCCGGGGCGGGCGCCTCACGGGCTTCACCTCGCACTGCGGCGGGCTGCTCGACCCCGCCTCGGAGGGCGATAACCCGTGGCGCTACAAGTTTACCTGGAACCCGCGCAACGTGGTGCTGGCCGGCCAAGGCACGGCCAAGTATCTGGAAGCCGGTCATTTGCGCATCATTCCGTATCAGCAGCTCTTTGCCCGGGCCGAAGAAGTGCACGTGCCCGGCCACGGCACGTTTGAGGGCTATGCCAACCGCGATTCGCTCAACTACCGCGTGCCGTATGGGCTCGCTGACATTCCCAGCATCCGGCGGGGCACGCTGCGGCGGCCGGGCTACTGCGCCGCCTGGCACGCGCTGGTGCGCCTGGGCCTCACCGACGACAGCGTGAACCTGGCCAACTCGGCCGCCCTCACCTGGTACGAGCTGGTGGCCGGCTACCTGCCCCACTGGCCCGCGCCCGGGTGGTCGCTATCGGCCCTCACCGCTGAGTACCTGGGGTTAGCCCATAATAGCCCCGAAATGCAGCGGCTGGTGTGGCTCGGCATTTTTGAGCAAACCCCCGTGGGCCGCGCCAACGCCACGCCCGCCCAGCTGCTGGAGCACCTGCTGGCCGAAAAATGGCAGTTACAGCCCCACGACCACGACATGATAGTGATGCAGCATCAGTTTGACTACGAGCGCGCCGCTGAAAACTACCGACTCACGTCGTCGTTGGTGGTGCTCGGCGACGATGCCACCCACACCGC
The genomic region above belongs to Hymenobacter sp. BRD128 and contains:
- a CDS encoding saccharopine dehydrogenase C-terminal domain-containing protein, with amino-acid sequence MTSPTRLLLLGAGRSASALMQYLLRHAPAERWFLTVADALPAHLAPVLAAHSQYARAVPFEAENSARLDLLVAEADVVISMLPAAFHPAVARACLAHGRHLATASYVSAEVQALHAEAAAAGLVFLMECGLDPGLDHMSAMRAIEHIRGRGGRLTGFTSHCGGLLDPASEGDNPWRYKFTWNPRNVVLAGQGTAKYLEAGHLRIIPYQQLFARAEEVHVPGHGTFEGYANRDSLNYRVPYGLADIPSIRRGTLRRPGYCAAWHALVRLGLTDDSVNLANSAALTWYELVAGYLPHWPAPGWSLSALTAEYLGLAHNSPEMQRLVWLGIFEQTPVGRANATPAQLLEHLLAEKWQLQPHDHDMIVMQHQFDYERAAENYRLTSSLVVLGDDATHTAMAKTVGLPLGMAVRRLVRGEVAGRGVVIPTTADLYAPILHELAADYGITFTEEETHTGPFFA